A stretch of Tenrec ecaudatus isolate mTenEca1 chromosome 2, mTenEca1.hap1, whole genome shotgun sequence DNA encodes these proteins:
- the LOC142441011 gene encoding neuropeptide Y receptor type 6-like → MERPASHAASNQTNSALLHFESCQLPSLGLLLLLIAYAVVLLVGLLGNLSLIVIIFKKQKETQNVTNILIANLSFSDILVCIMCIPFTVIYTLMDHWIFGDAMCKLTSYVQSVSVSVSVFSLVLIAVERYQLIVNPRGWKPSVSHAYWGITLIWLFSLLLSVPFFLSYHLTEEPFRNLSLPTDLYTHRVACVEKWPSRMNQLLFTTSMFVLQYCVPLCFVLICYVKIIICLHRRNGSVDRKRESETRRKENKRINRMLISIVVTFGACWLPLNIFNVIFDWSHEVLMSCHHDLVFVVCHLVAMVSTCINPLFYGFLNKNFQKDLVVLMHHCWCFTPRERYENIAISTVHTDESKGSLKLSHIPTGI, encoded by the coding sequence ATGGAACGTCCAGCGAGCCACGCAGCCTCTAACCAAACCAACTCTGCGCTGCTGCACTTCGAATCCTGTCAGCTCCCTTCTCTCGGACTGCTCCTATTACTCATCGCCTACGCTGTGGTCTTGCTTGTGGGCCTTCTGGGAAATCTCTCGCTCATCGTCATCATCtttaaaaagcagaaagaaaCTCAGAATGTCACCAACATACTCATTGCTAACCTCTCCTTCTCCGACATCTTGGTTTGTATCATGTGCATTCCCTTTACTGTCATCTACACGCTGATGGACCACTGGATTTTTGGGGACGCGATGTGCAAGCTGACCTCCTATGTGCAGAGCGTCTCCGTTTCGGTGTCcgtattctccctggtcctaatTGCTGTCGAAAGATACCAGTTGATTGTGAATCCCCGGGGAtggaagcccagtgtttctcacgCCTACTGGGGCATCACCCTGATTTGGCTGTTCTCTCTCTTGTTGTCTGTTCCCTTTTTCCTGTCCTACCACCTCACCGAAGAGCCCTTCCGCAACCTCTCTCTCCCCACGGACCTCTACACCCACCGGGTAGCTTGTGTGGAGAAGTGGCCCTCCAGGATGAACCAGCTCCTCTTCACCACCTCCATGTTTGTGCTACAGTACTGTGTGCCTTTGTGCTTCGTCCTCATCTGCTACGTGAAGATTATCATCTGCCTCCACAGGAGGAATGGGTCAGTGGACAGGAAGAGGGAAAGTGAGACCAGACGCAAGGAGAATAAACGGATTAACAGGATGCTGATTTCCATCGTGGTGACCTTTGGGGCCTGCTGGCTGCCCCTGAACATCTTCAATGTCATCTTTGACTGGTCTCATGAAGTACTAATGAGCTGTCACCATGACCTGGTATTTGTCGTTTGTCACTTAGTTGCTATGGTTTCAACATGCATAAACCCTCTCTTCTACGGCTTTCTCAACAAGAATTTCCAGAAGGACCTGGTGGTGCTTATGCACCACTGCTGGTGCTTCACACCTCGGGAAAGATACGAAAACATCGCCATCTCCACAGTGCACACGGATGAATCCAAGGGGTCTTTAAAACTGAGTCACATACCAACAGGCATATGA